One Tenrec ecaudatus isolate mTenEca1 chromosome 12, mTenEca1.hap1, whole genome shotgun sequence DNA segment encodes these proteins:
- the ROBO3 gene encoding roundabout homolog 3 produces the protein MLRYLIKTLLQMNFFADSLAGGISNSSELLLSFNSSLAALNHSLLLPEEPAVNESKVGIEDAMPRIVEQPPDLLVSRGEPATLRCRAEGRPRPNIEWYKNGARVATAHDDPRAHRLLLPSGALFFPRIVHGRRARLDEGVYTCVARNYLGAAASRNASLEVAVLRDDFRQAPGNLVVAMGEPAVIECVPPRGHPEPFVSWKKNNARIKEEEGRISIRGGKLMMSHTLKSDAGMYVCVASNMAGERESGAAELVVLERPSFLRRPVNQVVLADAPVDFPCEVQGDPPPHLRWRKEDGELPPGRYEIRSDHSLWIGRVSAEDEGTYTCVAENSVGRAEASGSLSVHVPPQLVTQPQDQIAAPGESVAFQCETKGNPPPAIFWQKEGSQVLLFPSQSLQPTGRFLVSPKGQLSITEVQSGDAGYYVCQAVSVAGSILAKALLEIKEASLDGLPPIILQGPANQTLALGSSVWLPCRVTGNPEPNVQWMKDGQWLQGDGLQFSIMDNGTLYIANMQEMDMGFYSCVAKNSIGEATWNGWLSVLKDRGVSLNPPVEPSISPGPPSQPVVTEITKNSITLTWKPNPQPGAEVTSYVIEAFSQAAGNRWRTVADGVQLETYTVSGLQPNTIYLFLVRAVGAWGLSEPSPISKPVRTQESSSFEPAEDPWRGQRGLAEVAVQMQEPVVLGPRTLQVSWTVDGPVHLVQGFRVSWRIASPDEGRWKVLDLVSPNQQSSVLRGLPPGTQIQVKVQAQGQEGLGAESPFVTRSTPEEVPSGPPQGVAVTLGGDGNSSITVSWEPPLFSQQNGIIKEYQIWCVGNESRLHLNRSVAGWARSVVLRGLLPGFLYRTQVAAATSAGVGVASAPVLLQLPSSSEPEPGLEVGSGLSEQLATMLQKPAFLAGSGAACGALLLGLGVAYYRRQKQRKELSHYTASFAYTPAGPFPRSEGLSGASSRPPMGLGPVPYPWLADSWRPPPSQSSSAQEARGSCCPSRPDPDDRYYNEAGISLYLAQTSRGPTAPGEAPTYSTIDTAGEELQTFHGGFPPQPSGDSGTWSQYAPPEWIQGDSASRGGNVKLLGKPVQMPSLNWPEALPPPPPACELSYLEGPEDVKQEDSLEPKDWCPPMPERNNVEESSSNGGCLVTLFRGEIPSPTPSYGQQSTATLTPSPPDPPQPPTDIPCFHQMPRRVPLGPSSSLSASQSTLSSHEGLAGLVAAPTGSHYLNPSPAPSSARSAPGRTRPGEMTPPLQGPRARFRKKPKALPYRREQSPGDLPPPPLPPPEERASWDLGLRAADSSSSLEQKHSRKGGETQAVPLGTQEGPHPDTEESWAPYSRLSFLCRGQGTSTCSTAGSNSSRGSSSSRGSRGHGRSRRARARTKGQDPSIKRNQDDS, from the exons ATGCTTCGCTACCTGATCAAAACGTTGCTGCAAATGAACTTCTTCGCCGATTCCTTGGCTGGGGGCATCTCTAACTCCAGCGAACTACTCTTGAGCTTCAATTCCTCGCTGGCAGCGCTCAACCACAGCCTGCTGCTCCCAGAGGAACCCGCTGTCAATG AGTCTAAGGTCGGGATAGAAGACGCCATGCCCCGCATCGTGGAGCAGCCACCAGATCTGCTGGTCTCCCGAGGCGAACCAGCCACACTGCGCTGTCGCGCGGAGGGCCGACCCCGGCCCAACATCGAATGGTACAAGAATGGGGCACGCGTGGCTACTGCGCACGACGACCCACGCGCACACCGCTTACTCCTGCCCAGTGGCGCGCTCTTCTTCCCCCGAATCGTGCATGGGCGCCGCGCTCGGTTGGACGAAGGTGTTTATACTTGTGTGGCCCGTAACTACCTAGGAGCAGCGGCTAGCAGAAACGCCTCCCTGGAAGTGGCAG tcctCCGTGATGATTTCCGGCAGGCTCCTGGGAACTTGGTGGTGGCGATGGGGGAGCCAGCTGTAATAGAATGTGTCCCTCCCCGCGGCCACCCTGAGCCATTTGTGTCCTGGAAGAAGAACAATGCAAGGAtcaaggaggaggagggcaggatCTCG ATCCGTGGAGGGAAGCTGATGATGTCACATACACTCAAGAGTGATGCAGGGATGTATGTTTGTGTGGCCTCCAACATGGCAGGAGAACGGGAGAGTGGGGCAGCTGAACTTGTGGTACTGG AGCGGCCGTCATTCCTGCGTAGACCAGTGAATCAGGTGGTCCTGGCtgatgcccctgtggatttcccatgTGAAGTGCAAGGTGATCCCCCTCCTCATCTGCGCTGGCGCAAAGAGGATGGGGAACTGCCCCCAGGCAG GTATGAGATCCGGAGTGACCACAGCCTTTGGATTGGGCGAGTGAGTGCTGAAGACGAGGGGACTTACACCTGTGTGGCTGAGAACAGCGTGGGCCGTGCAGAAGCATCTGGCTCCCTCAGTGTTCATG TTCCCCCGCAGCTGGTGACCCAGCCCCAGGACCAGATAGCAGCCCCTGGAGAGAGTGTGGCTTTCCAATGTGAGACCAAAGGAAACCCCCCACCTGCCATCTTCTGGCAGAAAGAGGGGAGTCAA GTTCTGCTCTTCCCCAGCCAGTCGCTTCAGCCCACAGGGCGCTTCTTGGTCTCCCCAAAAGGCCAGCTCAGTATCaccgaagtgcagagtggggatgccGGCTACTATGTGTGCCAGGCTGTCAGTGTGGCTGGCAGTATTTTGGCCAAGGCCTTGTTGGAGATTAAAGAAG CTTCCTTGGATGGGCTGCCTCCCATCATCCTCCAGGGACCAGCCAATCAGACACTGGCATTAGGCTCCTCTGTGTGGCTGCCATGTAGAGTGACGGGGAATCCTGAACCCAATGTCCAATGGATGAAGGATGGGCAGTGGCTGCAAGGGGATGGCCTCCAGTTCAGCATAATGGACAATGGTACACTGTACATTGCCAACATGCAG GAGATGGACATGGGTTTCTACAGCTGTGTGGCCAAGAATTCTATAGGCGAGGCCACATGGAATGGCTGGCTTAGTGTGCTGA AAGATCGGGGAGTGTCATTAAACCCCCCTGTAGAACCTAGTATTTCTCCGGGGCCTCCCTCTCAGCCAGTAGTCACTGAAATCACCAAGAACAGCATCACCCTGACCTGGAAGCCTAATCCGCAGCCTGGGGCTGAGGTTACCTCTTATGTGATAGAGGCCTTCAG CCAAGCAGCTGGAAACCGATGGAGGACAGTGGCGGATGGCGTGCAGCTGGAGACTTACACAGTCAGTGGTCTGCAGCCCAATACAATCTACCTGTTCCTGGTTCGAGCTGTGGGAGCCTGGGGCCTCAGTGAGCCCAGCCCTATCTCTAAGCCTGTCCGAACTcagg AGAGCAGTTCCTTTGAGCCAGCAGAGGACCCGTGGAGAGGCCAGCGAGGACTCGCTGAAGTAGCTGTGCAAATGCAGGAGCCCGTAGTCCTTGGGCCCCGAACCCTGCAGGTGTCCTGGACT GTGGATGGTCCAGTTCATCTGGTGCAAGGCTTCCGGGTGTCTTGGAGGATTGCAAGCCCTGATGAGGGAAGGTGGAAAGTGCTAGATCTAGTGTCCCCAAACCAGCAAAGTTCTGTGCTAAGAGGACTTCCCCCAGGGACCCAAATCCAGGTCAAGGTGCAAGCCCAAGGtcaggaggggctgggggctgaaAGCCCCTTTGTGACCAGGAGCACTCCTGAGGAGG TCCCCAGTGGTCCCCCCCAGGGAGTGGCAGTGACCTTGGGGGGTGATGGCAATAGCAGTATCACTGTTTCCTGGGAACCTCCACTCTTCTCTCAGCAGAATGGGATCATCAAGGAATACCAG ATCTGGTGTGTGGGCAACGAGAGCCGCCTCCACCTAAACCGGTCTGTGGCAGGCTGGGCACGCTCCGTTGTGCTCCGGGGACTGTTGCCCGGTTTCCTCTACCGGACACAAGTCGCAGCGGCCACCAGCGCTGGCGTGGGCGTGGCCAGTGCGCCCGTGTTGTTGCAGCTAC CATCCTCGTCAGAACCGGAACCCGGGCTCGAGGTGGGCTCCGGGCTGAGCGAGCAGCTGGCCACGATGCTGCAGAAGCCGGCCTTCCTCGCGGGCAGCGGCGCCGCCTGCGGGGCGTTGCTTCTGGGGCTCGGCGTCGCCTACTACCGGCGCCAGAAGCAGCGCAAGGAGCTCAGCCACTACACGG cctCCTTTGCCTACACACCTGCAG GGCCCTTCCCACGCTCAGAAGGCCTCTCTGGAGCCAGTTCCAG GCCACCCATGGGCCTTGGCCCTGTCCCGTACCCATGGCTGGCAGACTCTTGGCGGCCCCCCCCATCCCAAAGCTCGTCAGCTCAGGAAGCCAGGGGAAGCTGCTGCCCCAGTCGTCCTGATCCAGATGACAGATACTACAATG AAGCAGGGATCTCCCTCTACTTGGCTCAGACATCCCGGGGCCCTACTGCTCCTGGCGAGGCCCCTACCTACAGCACCATTGATACAGCTGGGGAGGAGCTTCAGACCTTTCATGGGGGCTTCCCCCCACAGCCCTCAGGAGATTCAGGCACCTGGAGCCAGTATGCTCCTCCAGAATGGATCCAGGGGGATAGTG CATCCAGGGGAGGCAATGTGAAGCTTCTAGGAAAACCTGTGCAAATGCCTTCTCTGAACTGGCCAGAAGCcctacccccgcctccccctgcCTGCGAACTGAGCTACCTAGAAGGCCCCGAGGACGTGAAGCAGGAGGACAG CTTAGAACCTAAAGACTGGTGCCCGCCTATGCCGGAGAGAAACAATGTGGAAGAGTCTAGCTCCAATGGAGGGTGCCTGGTCACCTTGTTCAGAGGCGAaatcccctctcccaccccctcctaTGGACAGCAGTCCACAGCCACTCTTACCCCTTCACCTCCTGACCCTCCCCAGCCACCCACTGACATTCCCTGTTTCCATCAGATGCCCAG GAGGGTACCCCTGGGGCCAAGTTCTTCTCTCAGTGCATCCCAATCCACTCTGAGTAGCCATGAAGGGCTTGCTGGCCTGGTTGCTGCCCCTACAGGCTCCCATTACCTCAACCCCAGCCCTGCCCCTAGTTCAGCCCGCAGTGCCCCAG GAAGAACCCGCCCTGGGGAGATGACTCCTCCACTTCAAGGACCCCGGGCCCGATTCCGGAAGAAACCCAAGGCTCTTCCCTATAGGCGGGAACAGAGTCCGGGAG ACTTGCCTCCCCCACCTCTGCCACCACCAGAAGAACGAGCCAGCTGGGATTTGGGGCTGAGAGCAGCAGACAGCAGCTCTTCATTGGAGCAGAAACACAGTAGAAAAGGGGGAGAGACCCAGGCTGTGCCCCTGGGGACCCAGGAGGGCCCTCACCCAGACA CAGAAGAGTCCTGGGCCCCCTACAGCAGACTGAGCTTCCTGTGCCGAGGCCAGGGCACCAGCACCTGTTCGACAGCTGGCAGCAACTCCTCTCGAGGCTCTAGCAGCTCTCGAGGCTCCCGGGGCCACGGACGGAGCCGGAGAGCCAGAGCTAGAACCAAAGGCCAGGATCCAAGCATCAAGCG GAACCAAGATGATTCTTGA